A region from the Aegilops tauschii subsp. strangulata cultivar AL8/78 chromosome 5, Aet v6.0, whole genome shotgun sequence genome encodes:
- the LOC109753844 gene encoding histone-lysine N-methyltransferase, H3 lysine-9 specific SUVH4 gives MTGERAGLDMHMPSLQAENNSEAPTAPEYCIDVGSVGSFARFINHSCNPNLFVQCILTNHHDVKLEKVMLFVANMILPLQVL, from the exons ATGACGGGAG AAAGGGCAGGGCTTGATATGCATATGCCATCACTTCAAGCTGAGAATAATTCTGAGGCACCAACGGCACCGGAGTACTGCATTGATGTTGGCTCTGTTGGAAGTTTCGCAAGGTTCATAAACCACAGCTGCAACCCTAACCTCTTCGTCCAATGTATCCTAACCAATCACCACGACGTCAAGCTAGAAAAGGTGATGCTTTTTGTTGCAAACATGATACTTCCACTTCAG GTGCTTTGA